In Chromatiales bacterium 21-64-14, one genomic interval encodes:
- a CDS encoding DNA-binding response regulator, with product MSRVLLIDDDVELCQMLVEYLEPEGFRVDMTHDGEAGARRAREGHYDVVVLDIMLPNVNGLEALQRIRNSGHTPVLMLTAKGDDVDRIVGLELGADDYLAKPCNPRELVARLRAILRRTGLPSVGNGEVTRIGALTLRPAERVAQWRGQTLDLTSTEFNLLAVLVREAGHTVGKAQLSAQAMGRALARYDRSIDMHLSNLRHKLGTLADGRSPIQTVRGMGYQYIVE from the coding sequence ATGAGCCGGGTGCTGTTGATCGACGACGACGTGGAGCTGTGCCAGATGCTCGTGGAGTATCTGGAACCCGAAGGCTTCCGCGTGGATATGACGCACGACGGCGAAGCGGGCGCGCGTCGCGCACGTGAGGGCCACTACGACGTCGTTGTGCTGGATATCATGTTGCCGAATGTCAACGGACTGGAAGCGTTACAGCGTATTCGTAACAGTGGGCATACGCCGGTCTTGATGCTCACGGCAAAAGGTGACGATGTCGACCGGATTGTGGGACTCGAACTCGGCGCCGACGACTATTTAGCCAAGCCGTGCAACCCACGGGAACTGGTGGCGCGTCTGCGCGCTATTTTACGGCGCACTGGTCTACCATCGGTCGGCAATGGCGAAGTGACCCGCATCGGTGCCCTTACCCTGCGCCCTGCCGAGCGAGTCGCACAGTGGCGGGGTCAGACGCTGGATTTGACCAGCACCGAGTTCAACCTGCTCGCGGTATTGGTCCGGGAGGCAGGCCACACGGTGGGAAAAGCGCAGCTCTCCGCCCAGGCCATGGGGCGGGCGCTAGCGCGCTACGATCGCAGCATCGACATGCACTTGAGTAATTTGCGGCATAAACTCGGCACCCTAGCCGACGGCCGCAGCCCAATCCAGACCGTGCGCGGAATGGGCTACCAGTACATCGTGGAGTGA
- a CDS encoding cysteine methyltransferase, with translation MTHSTIYYDDMPSPVGSLRLVADAFGLRGIWFEQERHPKVLPAHAVHSADGVAFARVQLHQYFAGERRQFDFPLHPLGTPFQLAVWQELARIPYGVTIHYGELARRIGQPRAARAVGAVNGRNPLPIVLPCHRVMGSNGSLSGFAGGLPIKRFLLDLEHALPVENLFRP, from the coding sequence ATGACACACAGCACGATCTACTATGATGACATGCCGAGCCCCGTTGGTTCGCTGCGACTAGTAGCTGACGCGTTTGGATTGCGCGGCATCTGGTTCGAGCAGGAACGGCATCCGAAGGTACTGCCGGCACACGCAGTCCACTCGGCCGACGGGGTCGCGTTTGCTCGCGTCCAGCTGCACCAGTATTTCGCCGGCGAACGGCGGCAGTTCGATTTTCCGCTGCATCCGCTCGGTACGCCGTTCCAGCTCGCCGTATGGCAGGAACTGGCGCGGATTCCCTACGGGGTGACGATCCATTATGGCGAACTGGCGCGGCGGATAGGGCAACCGCGGGCGGCGCGTGCGGTCGGCGCCGTGAACGGCCGCAACCCGCTGCCGATCGTACTGCCGTGCCATCGCGTAATGGGCAGCAACGGCTCCCTGAGCGGCTTCGCCGGCGGGCTGCCGATTAAGCGATTTCTGTTGGATCTGGAACACGCGTTGCCGGTAGAGAACCTGTTCCGTCCGTGA